In bacterium, a single window of DNA contains:
- a CDS encoding P-II family nitrogen regulator, whose protein sequence is MKKIEAIIRPMRLEEVKAALQDIGLPGLTVIDVRGFGRQQGRTEKYRGSTYTVNLLPKLKVEVVVPDDRLEEAMETLAEAARTGEIGDGKIFVSEIEDVVRIRTGDRGEIAL, encoded by the coding sequence ATGAAAAAGATTGAAGCGATTATTCGTCCTATGCGGCTGGAGGAAGTTAAGGCGGCTCTGCAGGATATTGGGCTTCCTGGACTTACGGTTATTGACGTTCGAGGGTTTGGGCGACAGCAAGGGCGAACAGAGAAATATCGGGGGAGTACTTACACTGTCAACCTTTTGCCTAAGTTAAAGGTTGAGGTCGTTGTGCCGGATGATCGGTTAGAAGAAGCAATGGAAACTTTGGCTGAAGCAGCGCGAACGGGTGAGATAGGGGACGGGAAAATATTTGTCTCCGAAATCGAAGATGTAGTCCGTATTCGCACAGGCGATCGAGGCGAAATCGCGCTTTAA
- the rpmA gene encoding 50S ribosomal protein L27: MAHKKGVGSSRNGRDSKPKMLGVKEYGGEKVLAGHILVRQRGTKFHPGRNVGIGRDHTIYAKIDGYVKFEVSKAKPRISVYPDPTNVIVEKKIAEPVVAQA; encoded by the coding sequence ATGGCACATAAAAAAGGTGTTGGCAGTTCGCGAAACGGTCGCGACAGTAAGCCAAAAATGTTGGGTGTTAAAGAATACGGCGGCGAGAAGGTTCTGGCCGGTCACATCCTCGTGCGCCAGCGTGGAACAAAGTTCCATCCGGGCCGAAATGTTGGTATCGGCAGAGACCATACCATCTACGCGAAGATTGACGGCTATGTAAAGTTCGAGGTATCAAAAGCGAAGCCTCGAATCAGTGTTTATCCGGATCCAACAAACGTCATCGTCGAAAAGAAGATTGCTGAGCCGGTAGTCGCTCAAGCCTAG
- a CDS encoding zinc ribbon domain-containing protein — protein MPLYEYRCNKCGHRFTILVGMVASSQAVKCPKCGSTSAKKLISRFARLRSDDDIIDDLTDRAEALGEDADPKVMREMAREMGKSMDEDMSDEMEELFEQDLQDTGNEDS, from the coding sequence ATGCCTCTGTATGAGTATCGTTGCAACAAATGCGGACACCGCTTTACTATCCTTGTGGGGATGGTGGCTAGTAGTCAAGCCGTTAAATGCCCTAAATGCGGCAGTACATCGGCTAAAAAGTTGATTTCACGCTTTGCGCGTCTGCGGTCAGATGATGATATAATCGATGACCTGACCGACCGTGCTGAAGCGTTGGGTGAAGACGCCGACCCGAAAGTCATGCGCGAAATGGCACGCGAAATGGGCAAATCGATGGATGAAGACATGAGTGACGAGATGGAGGAGTTGTTCGAACAGGACCTCCAGGATACGGGGAATGAAGACAGCTAG
- the rplU gene encoding 50S ribosomal protein L21 produces the protein MYAVLRTGGKQYRVETNDTLVIEKIDAEAGTTIELNEILMVRDETGLNIGSPTVVGAKVMATVLRQGKGKKIIGFTYKAKKNERRRFGHRQPHTYLKVTEIVSGTSK, from the coding sequence ATGTACGCAGTTTTGCGCACAGGCGGGAAACAATATCGAGTAGAAACCAATGATACGCTCGTTATCGAGAAAATCGATGCCGAAGCGGGGACAACCATTGAGCTTAATGAAATCTTAATGGTCCGTGATGAGACCGGTTTAAATATCGGAAGCCCTACGGTTGTAGGCGCTAAAGTTATGGCGACCGTGTTGAGACAGGGCAAAGGCAAGAAAATCATTGGCTTTACGTATAAAGCAAAAAAGAACGAGCGCAGACGCTTCGGTCATCGTCAACCTCATACTTATCTTAAGGTAACGGAAATCGTAAGCGGCACAAGCAAGTAG
- a CDS encoding alpha/beta hydrolase, whose translation MSVQSKVQERGRGFVFRRVAKWALIILFIAYLTVVAVFYRLQTKIIFPGLSTQGQAEAIVKAPEGCELVTLAATNGNKVAGLYGPALNQDGSPNPDAHECPTILYFLGNGTCIAYTLGFEFSEFRRLGANIFIVDYLGYGMSSGVPSEKNCYETANFAYQYLVSSKGVDPKKIVVYGRSLGAAVACDLASREPSAGLIMISAFTSMTETGKQLYSYLPVRWLLKHHFDTIDKIGKVNTPILLIHGKNDKLVPYWMSVKLKEAAIHSSKVTISTLATSGHEDVYVSGREQIIEDVREFLTDLKEKPVR comes from the coding sequence ATGAGCGTACAGAGTAAAGTTCAAGAGCGTGGTCGAGGTTTTGTCTTTCGGCGCGTAGCAAAGTGGGCGCTGATTATTTTGTTCATCGCTTATCTAACGGTGGTGGCTGTGTTTTATCGGCTTCAAACTAAAATTATATTTCCGGGTTTATCTACTCAAGGACAAGCTGAGGCAATAGTGAAAGCTCCCGAAGGTTGTGAGCTTGTAACTCTTGCAGCCACGAACGGCAACAAGGTTGCAGGATTATATGGACCGGCTCTTAATCAAGACGGATCGCCAAACCCCGATGCCCATGAGTGTCCGACAATCCTTTACTTCCTTGGCAATGGCACTTGCATCGCTTATACGCTTGGCTTTGAGTTTTCTGAGTTTCGACGGCTTGGAGCGAATATTTTCATCGTGGACTACCTTGGTTACGGAATGTCGTCTGGTGTACCCTCAGAAAAGAACTGTTATGAGACAGCTAATTTCGCGTATCAGTATCTGGTTTCAAGCAAAGGGGTTGATCCCAAAAAGATTGTTGTTTACGGCAGGTCGTTAGGGGCAGCAGTGGCATGTGATTTAGCATCACGGGAGCCATCAGCGGGACTTATCATGATTTCTGCCTTTACTTCGATGACGGAAACCGGAAAACAGCTCTATTCCTACCTGCCTGTCAGATGGTTGCTCAAGCATCATTTCGACACTATCGACAAAATCGGCAAGGTGAATACCCCCATTCTTTTAATTCATGGGAAGAATGATAAACTTGTGCCGTATTGGATGTCTGTGAAATTGAAAGAGGCTGCAATTCATTCATCGAAAGTAACGATTTCCACCCTTGCTACTTCAGGTCATGAGGATGTTTATGTTTCCGGAAGGGAGCAAATTATTGAAGATGTGCGAGAGTTTTTAACGGATTTGAAAGAGAAGCCGGTGAGATGA